In a genomic window of Curtobacterium sp. MCBD17_035:
- a CDS encoding TetR/AcrR family transcriptional regulator, with product MSTVTVEQDDTRAGIIAAADELFYRRGIQSVGMDAVRSAANVSLKRLYKEFPGKEDLVVAVLAGRHDMWERGVSAAVDAADGPRAKLLAVYDYLEAWFADSSFRGCGFINAFGELGATSPAIADMARRHKESFQRYIAGLTATIGLDHAHAEELAAQLALLAEGAQTTAAIAGTADAAVHARRAAATLVDAAVATR from the coding sequence ATGAGCACCGTCACCGTCGAGCAGGACGACACCCGGGCCGGCATCATCGCCGCTGCCGACGAGCTGTTCTACCGACGTGGCATCCAGTCGGTCGGCATGGACGCCGTTCGCTCGGCCGCGAACGTGTCGCTGAAACGCCTCTACAAGGAGTTCCCCGGCAAGGAGGACCTCGTCGTCGCCGTCCTCGCCGGCCGGCACGACATGTGGGAGCGCGGGGTCAGCGCCGCCGTCGACGCCGCCGACGGGCCCCGAGCGAAGCTCCTCGCCGTCTACGACTACCTCGAGGCGTGGTTCGCCGACAGCTCGTTCCGCGGGTGCGGGTTCATCAACGCCTTCGGGGAACTCGGCGCGACCTCCCCTGCGATCGCGGACATGGCGCGGCGACACAAGGAGTCCTTCCAGCGGTACATCGCCGGGCTCACCGCCACCATCGGGCTCGACCACGCCCACGCCGAGGAGCTCGCCGCCCAGCTCGCACTGCTCGCCGAGGGCGCCCAGACCACCGCGGCGATCGCCGGCACCGCCGACGCCGCCGTCCACGCCCGACGCGCCGCCGCCACGCTCGTCGACGCCGCAGTCGCCACCCGCTGA
- a CDS encoding alpha/beta hydrolase, giving the protein MSTITVGTENSIDIELHYEDKGTGQPVVLIHGFPLDGNSWEGQVPALLQAGYRVITYDRRGFGQSSQPSTGYDYDTFAADLNVVMETLDLHDAILVGFSMGTGEVARYIATYGSGRVAKAAFLASLEPYLAVTDDNPDGAAPMSFFEGIAETVAQDRYAYFTAFYQDFFNLDENLGSRISEEAVRNAWNVAAGSGAIASAAAPLTWPTDFRADIPQVDVPALIVHGTGDRILPIDATGRRFAGALPSADYVEIEGAPHGLLTTHTAEVNEALLAFLRK; this is encoded by the coding sequence ATGAGCACCATCACGGTCGGGACCGAGAACAGCATCGACATCGAGCTCCACTACGAGGACAAGGGCACGGGCCAGCCGGTCGTGCTCATCCACGGCTTCCCGCTCGACGGCAACTCGTGGGAGGGCCAGGTGCCCGCGCTCCTCCAGGCGGGCTACCGCGTCATCACGTACGACCGCCGCGGGTTCGGGCAGTCCTCGCAGCCGTCGACCGGGTACGACTACGACACGTTCGCGGCGGACCTCAACGTCGTCATGGAGACCCTCGACCTGCACGACGCGATCCTCGTCGGCTTCTCGATGGGCACCGGCGAGGTCGCCCGGTACATCGCCACCTACGGTTCCGGGCGCGTCGCGAAGGCCGCGTTCCTCGCGTCGCTCGAGCCGTACCTCGCGGTGACCGACGACAACCCGGACGGAGCGGCGCCGATGTCCTTCTTCGAGGGGATCGCCGAGACCGTCGCGCAGGACCGTTACGCGTACTTCACCGCCTTCTACCAGGACTTCTTCAACCTCGACGAGAACCTGGGCAGCCGCATCAGCGAGGAGGCGGTCCGCAACGCGTGGAACGTGGCCGCCGGTTCCGGGGCCATCGCGTCCGCGGCCGCGCCCCTGACCTGGCCGACCGACTTCCGCGCGGACATCCCCCAGGTGGACGTCCCCGCGCTCATCGTGCACGGCACCGGCGACCGCATCCTGCCGATCGACGCCACCGGTCGGCGCTTCGCCGGGGCGCTGCCGTCGGCGGACTACGTCGAGATCGAAGGCGCGCCGCACGGGCTCCTCACGACCCACACCGCGGAGGTGAACGAGGCCCTGCTCGCCTTCCTCCGCAAGTAG
- a CDS encoding SDR family oxidoreductase produces MDRQETGTSRSAERTGRRTMGKRNRTIVITGASSGIGRATALRFARAGDAVVLAARRPAALEAVAAECRALGGEALAVPTDTSDETAVLRLAAEAVRRFGRIDVWINDAAISSFSPFLQMPMDEFRRVMDVNVMGYVYGARAALEVMERQGRGVLVNVSSIVGEVPQPYTAPYGMSKAAVRALGVSLRSELMLRGKKRIHVVTVLPPTVDTPFFRHSANHTGRKIVALPPVYGVDKVARAVVRAADAPGKATEIAIGGAGKAFVQQHRMTPAAVEAQMAIQTDKTHLSRHEHVPDNQGTIFTPSSDPRDATADGGWHGGRRTASRNVMGWALVGAIAVFVGRRLRAR; encoded by the coding sequence GTGGACCGTCAGGAGACGGGGACGTCCCGCTCCGCCGAGCGCACCGGGAGGCGCACCATGGGCAAGCGGAACCGCACGATCGTCATCACGGGGGCGTCCAGCGGCATTGGTCGGGCCACGGCGCTCCGGTTCGCCCGTGCGGGTGACGCGGTCGTCCTCGCCGCCCGTCGTCCCGCCGCCCTGGAGGCCGTGGCCGCCGAGTGCCGTGCGCTCGGTGGCGAGGCGCTCGCCGTGCCGACCGACACGAGCGACGAGACCGCCGTGCTCCGCCTGGCAGCGGAGGCCGTCCGCCGGTTCGGACGCATCGACGTGTGGATCAACGACGCCGCCATCTCGTCGTTCTCGCCGTTCCTGCAGATGCCGATGGACGAGTTCCGCCGCGTGATGGACGTCAACGTCATGGGGTACGTGTACGGCGCACGCGCGGCCCTCGAGGTCATGGAGCGGCAGGGGCGTGGCGTGCTCGTCAACGTGTCGTCCATCGTGGGCGAGGTCCCGCAGCCGTACACCGCGCCCTACGGCATGTCGAAGGCGGCGGTCCGTGCCCTCGGCGTGAGCCTCCGGTCCGAGCTCATGCTCCGCGGCAAGAAGCGCATCCACGTCGTCACGGTCCTGCCGCCCACCGTGGACACGCCGTTCTTCCGGCACAGCGCGAACCACACCGGCCGCAAGATCGTCGCGCTGCCGCCGGTCTACGGTGTCGACAAGGTCGCGCGCGCGGTCGTCCGCGCGGCCGACGCGCCCGGCAAGGCGACCGAGATCGCGATCGGAGGTGCCGGCAAGGCGTTCGTGCAGCAGCACCGCATGACCCCGGCCGCGGTCGAGGCGCAGATGGCGATCCAGACCGACAAGACGCACCTGTCGCGCCACGAGCACGTCCCCGACAACCAGGGCACGATCTTCACCCCGTCGTCCGACCCGCGGGACGCGACGGCGGATGGCGGGTGGCACGGCGGACGGCGTACCGCGAGCCGCAACGTGATGGGCTGGGCGCTCGTCGGCGCGATCGCGGTGTTCGTCGGACGGCGTCTCCGCGCGCGCTGA
- the valS gene encoding valine--tRNA ligase: MTKPMPDKPSVDGLEQVWGPQWETDGTYRFDRDGATRADVYSIDTPPPTASGSLHIGHVFSYTHTDVKARFERMRGKRVFYPMGWDDNGLPTERRVQNYYGVRCDPSLPYDASFTPPFEGGDGKSTKAADQVPISRRNFIELCERLTVEDEQQFEHVWRTLGLSVDWTQSYRTIGDESQAIAQKAFLRNLARGEAYQADAPTLWDVTFRTAVAQAELEDRDQPGAYHGIAFHKTDGSGDVVIQTTRPELLPACVALVAHPDDERFQDLFGTTVRSPLFDVEVPVLAHHLAQQDKGAGIAMICTFGDTTDVVWWRELQLPNRSVIGFDGRIVSQAPDVITSERGLAVYAEMAGKTVFSAKQVVVDALTESGELIGDVKKITHPVKFFEKGDKPLEIVSTRQWYIVNGSRDQQLKDTLVERGQQIAFHPDFMRVRYENWVNGLSGDWLVSRQRFFGVPLPVWYPLDADGNPVFDQVITPTEDQLPVDPSSDPAPGYSADQRGVPGGFIGEVDVMDTWATSSLTPQLAGGWERDPDLFGIVYPYDVRPQGQDIIRTWLFTTALRAQLEDGVAPWANASISGFIVDPDRKKMSKSKGNVVTPIDMLEQHGADAVRYWAASSRLGTDAAFDPQNPKQIKVGRRLAIKVLNAAKFVHGFELPVGAHSVTEALDVDMLAALRSVVEQATTAFEQYDHARALEVTERFFWTFCDDYLELVKERAYGTADEATHETQASAVLALRAAMDVLTRLLAPFLPFATEEVWAWTHDGSVHRASWPTPADLPVDADESGLLEAVGQALIGIRGAKTAAKASQKTPVTRAVVAAPEPVRALIEQAAPDLAAVGRIRNLAFAEGAELSVVEIELEEQPAV, encoded by the coding sequence ATGACCAAGCCCATGCCCGACAAGCCCTCGGTGGACGGCCTCGAGCAGGTCTGGGGCCCGCAGTGGGAGACCGACGGCACCTACCGGTTCGACCGCGATGGTGCGACCCGCGCCGACGTCTACTCGATCGACACCCCGCCGCCCACGGCGTCCGGCTCGCTGCACATCGGGCACGTGTTCAGCTACACCCACACCGACGTCAAGGCGCGGTTCGAGCGCATGCGCGGCAAGCGCGTGTTCTACCCGATGGGCTGGGACGACAACGGCCTGCCGACGGAACGCCGCGTGCAGAACTACTACGGCGTCCGCTGCGACCCGTCGCTCCCCTACGACGCGTCCTTCACGCCACCGTTCGAGGGCGGCGACGGCAAGAGCACCAAGGCCGCCGACCAGGTCCCGATCTCGCGCCGCAACTTCATCGAGCTGTGCGAACGCCTGACCGTCGAGGACGAGCAGCAGTTCGAGCACGTGTGGCGCACCCTCGGCCTGTCGGTCGACTGGACGCAGTCGTACCGGACGATCGGCGACGAATCGCAGGCGATCGCGCAGAAGGCGTTCCTGCGGAACCTCGCCCGCGGCGAGGCCTACCAGGCGGACGCACCGACCCTGTGGGACGTCACGTTCCGCACGGCGGTCGCGCAGGCCGAACTGGAGGACCGGGACCAGCCCGGCGCGTACCACGGCATCGCGTTCCACAAGACCGACGGCAGCGGCGACGTCGTGATCCAGACGACCCGGCCGGAGCTGCTCCCCGCGTGCGTCGCACTCGTCGCACACCCGGACGACGAACGGTTCCAGGACCTGTTCGGGACGACCGTGCGCTCCCCGCTGTTCGACGTCGAGGTCCCGGTGCTCGCACACCACCTGGCACAGCAGGACAAGGGCGCCGGCATCGCGATGATCTGCACCTTCGGCGACACGACGGATGTCGTCTGGTGGCGCGAGCTGCAGCTGCCGAACCGCTCGGTGATCGGGTTCGACGGCCGCATCGTGTCACAGGCGCCCGACGTCATCACCTCGGAGCGCGGCCTGGCCGTGTACGCCGAGATGGCCGGCAAGACCGTGTTCAGCGCCAAGCAGGTCGTCGTCGACGCGCTCACCGAATCGGGCGAGCTCATCGGCGACGTCAAGAAGATCACGCACCCGGTCAAGTTCTTCGAGAAGGGCGACAAGCCGCTCGAGATCGTGTCGACGCGGCAGTGGTACATCGTCAACGGGTCGCGCGACCAGCAGCTCAAGGACACCCTCGTCGAGCGCGGTCAGCAGATCGCGTTCCACCCGGACTTCATGCGCGTCCGGTACGAGAACTGGGTGAACGGCCTGTCCGGCGACTGGCTCGTGTCGCGGCAGCGGTTCTTCGGTGTGCCGCTCCCCGTCTGGTACCCGCTCGACGCCGACGGCAACCCCGTGTTCGACCAGGTGATCACCCCGACCGAGGACCAGCTCCCCGTGGACCCGTCGTCCGACCCGGCTCCCGGCTACTCCGCCGACCAGCGCGGCGTCCCCGGCGGGTTCATCGGCGAGGTCGACGTCATGGACACGTGGGCGACGTCGTCCCTGACCCCGCAGCTCGCCGGCGGGTGGGAGCGGGACCCCGACCTGTTCGGGATCGTCTACCCGTACGACGTCCGTCCGCAGGGCCAGGACATCATCCGGACCTGGCTGTTCACGACCGCGCTCCGGGCCCAGCTCGAGGACGGCGTCGCCCCGTGGGCGAACGCCTCGATCTCGGGGTTCATCGTCGACCCGGACCGCAAGAAGATGTCGAAGTCGAAGGGCAACGTCGTCACGCCCATCGACATGCTCGAGCAGCACGGCGCCGACGCGGTCCGGTACTGGGCGGCGTCCTCGCGTCTCGGCACCGACGCGGCGTTCGACCCGCAGAACCCCAAGCAGATCAAGGTCGGTCGACGCCTGGCGATCAAGGTGCTCAACGCCGCGAAGTTCGTGCACGGCTTCGAGCTGCCCGTCGGTGCGCACAGCGTCACCGAGGCGCTCGACGTGGACATGCTCGCCGCGCTCCGCTCGGTCGTCGAGCAGGCCACGACCGCGTTCGAGCAGTACGACCACGCCCGCGCGCTCGAGGTCACCGAGCGGTTCTTCTGGACGTTCTGCGACGACTACCTCGAGCTCGTCAAGGAGCGCGCGTACGGCACCGCCGACGAGGCCACCCACGAGACGCAGGCCTCGGCGGTGCTCGCGCTCCGCGCCGCGATGGACGTGCTGACCCGCCTGCTCGCACCGTTCCTCCCGTTCGCAACGGAGGAAGTGTGGGCCTGGACGCACGACGGATCGGTGCACCGGGCCTCCTGGCCGACCCCGGCCGACCTGCCGGTCGACGCCGACGAGTCCGGGCTGCTCGAGGCCGTCGGGCAGGCGCTCATCGGCATCCGCGGGGCGAAGACGGCGGCGAAGGCGTCGCAGAAGACGCCCGTCACGCGGGCGGTCGTCGCGGCTCCCGAGCCGGTGCGGGCGCTCATCGAGCAGGCCGCGCCGGACCTCGCCGCGGTCGGGCGGATCCGGAACCTGGCGTTCGCGGAGGGCGCGGAGCTCAGCGTCGTCGAGATCGAGCTCGAGGAGCAGCCCGCGGTCTGA
- a CDS encoding MFS transporter, whose product MTAPSNDTTTSRPRRRGAPDLVRSARRRLTADDVTVVDGPLLKRAVTAAALGNAMEWFDFGVFAYLATTIGQVFFPSADPTASTISAFATFTAAFLVRPLGGVVFGPLGDRIGRQRVLALTMVLMAAGTFAIGLVPGYDRIGLWGAVLLLLARLLQGFSTGGEYGGAATFIAEYAPDRCRGALGAWLEFGTLGGYVLGAGLVTALQATLSDDALLAWGWRVPFLVAGPLGVIGLYLRLRLEETPAFRRQQAALAEREAERTPVVRLLAEHWRPLLVCIGLVLVFNVTDYMLLSYMPTYLTETLGSDATDGLVLVIVVMVVMMAVIGLGGRLSDRFGRRPVLFAGCIGFIVLSWPALALVQTADPWLGFCGLLLMGLVLVTFTSTMPSTLPALFPTAVRYGALAIAFNVSVSLFGGTTPLATEALVAAAHDAGLPWADDVPALYLVVAAVIGLVAVACTTETAQEPLLGSGPTVTTEAEASAVIEQYADPTSAFSRTSWAQDFATSQIPVVGEQDDPRDRPRSVR is encoded by the coding sequence GTGACCGCGCCATCGAACGACACCACGACGTCCCGACCGCGCCGCAGGGGAGCGCCGGACCTCGTCCGGTCCGCCCGGCGCCGCCTGACCGCGGACGACGTGACGGTCGTCGACGGTCCGCTGCTCAAGCGCGCGGTCACCGCGGCGGCGCTGGGCAACGCGATGGAGTGGTTCGACTTCGGCGTCTTCGCCTACCTCGCCACGACGATCGGGCAGGTGTTCTTCCCGTCGGCGGACCCGACGGCCAGCACGATCTCGGCGTTCGCGACGTTCACCGCCGCGTTCCTGGTCCGACCGCTCGGCGGCGTGGTGTTCGGTCCGCTCGGGGACCGGATCGGGCGGCAGCGGGTGCTCGCGCTGACGATGGTGCTCATGGCGGCCGGGACCTTCGCCATCGGGCTGGTGCCCGGGTACGACCGGATCGGGCTGTGGGGTGCGGTCCTCCTCTTGCTCGCCCGGCTGTTGCAGGGATTCTCGACGGGCGGTGAGTACGGCGGGGCGGCGACGTTCATCGCCGAGTACGCACCGGACCGGTGCCGTGGCGCCCTCGGCGCCTGGCTCGAGTTCGGGACGCTCGGCGGGTACGTGCTCGGCGCCGGGCTCGTGACGGCCCTCCAGGCGACGCTGTCGGACGACGCGCTGCTCGCGTGGGGGTGGCGGGTCCCGTTCCTCGTGGCGGGTCCGCTCGGGGTCATCGGGCTGTACCTGCGTCTCCGGCTCGAGGAGACGCCCGCGTTCCGACGACAGCAGGCCGCGCTCGCCGAACGCGAGGCGGAACGGACCCCGGTCGTGCGCCTGCTCGCCGAACACTGGCGGCCGCTGCTCGTGTGCATCGGGCTGGTGCTCGTGTTCAACGTCACCGACTACATGCTGTTGTCCTACATGCCGACCTACCTGACCGAGACGCTCGGCAGCGACGCCACCGACGGCCTCGTGCTCGTCATCGTCGTGATGGTCGTCATGATGGCGGTGATCGGGCTCGGCGGCCGGCTGTCCGATCGGTTCGGACGGCGCCCCGTGCTCTTCGCGGGCTGCATCGGCTTCATCGTCCTGTCGTGGCCGGCCCTCGCCCTCGTGCAGACCGCAGACCCGTGGCTCGGGTTCTGCGGACTGCTGCTCATGGGACTCGTGCTCGTGACGTTCACGTCGACCATGCCGTCGACGCTGCCCGCGCTGTTCCCGACCGCCGTCCGCTACGGCGCGCTCGCGATCGCGTTCAACGTCTCGGTGTCGTTGTTCGGCGGGACGACACCACTGGCGACCGAGGCGCTCGTCGCGGCCGCGCACGACGCCGGCCTGCCGTGGGCGGACGACGTGCCCGCGCTGTACCTCGTCGTCGCCGCGGTGATCGGGCTGGTGGCGGTGGCCTGCACCACCGAGACTGCACAGGAGCCGCTGCTCGGCTCGGGGCCCACCGTGACCACCGAGGCCGAGGCGTCCGCCGTCATCGAGCAGTACGCCGACCCGACGAGCGCGTTCTCGCGCACGAGCTGGGCGCAGGACTTCGCCACGAGTCAGATCCCGGTGGTGGGGGAGCAGGACGACCCACGCGACCGCCCTCGGTCCGTTCGGTAG
- a CDS encoding EamA/RhaT family transporter: MLTVVLGLLGAMTYGVSDFLGGVGSRTARPIMVTAIAAVVGIVPLVAAVPLLHARFTGHALLWGSVAGVAGSIGVLLLYAALAIGPMSVLSPVTSVFAAVVPVVVGVVAGVRLGPVAIAAIIAAVVAVVLVATSASESSTPLTLRGLGIAAVSGCGFGVLVIAYARTDAADGIAPLVVARVIQAIVMWTGVLIVVARSRRAAAAAPAGAEGSRDRAPLLPVHRRFWVVVVACGCFDASANVFIQAALHVSDDPAALPVVSVLDALYPIGTILLAAIVLRERLSRVQVAGLVLGFAASATLALA; encoded by the coding sequence GTGCTGACCGTGGTCCTCGGGCTGCTCGGCGCCATGACCTACGGGGTGTCCGACTTCCTCGGCGGGGTCGGGTCGCGGACGGCGCGGCCGATCATGGTCACGGCCATCGCCGCGGTCGTCGGCATCGTGCCGCTCGTGGCCGCAGTCCCCCTGCTGCACGCCCGGTTCACCGGCCACGCGCTCCTGTGGGGGTCGGTCGCCGGGGTCGCGGGCTCCATCGGCGTCCTGCTGCTCTACGCCGCGCTCGCGATCGGGCCGATGAGCGTGCTCTCGCCGGTCACGTCGGTGTTCGCAGCCGTCGTGCCCGTCGTCGTCGGTGTCGTCGCGGGAGTTCGACTCGGGCCGGTGGCGATCGCCGCGATCATCGCCGCCGTCGTGGCCGTCGTGCTCGTCGCCACCTCGGCGAGCGAGTCCTCGACGCCGCTGACCCTCCGCGGCCTCGGGATCGCCGCAGTGTCGGGATGCGGGTTCGGGGTCCTGGTCATCGCCTACGCCCGGACCGACGCAGCGGACGGGATCGCGCCGCTCGTCGTCGCCCGGGTGATCCAGGCGATCGTCATGTGGACGGGCGTGCTCATCGTCGTCGCACGATCACGACGCGCTGCCGCTGCTGCGCCCGCCGGAGCTGAGGGTTCGCGGGATCGCGCACCGCTCCTCCCGGTCCACCGGCGGTTCTGGGTCGTCGTGGTCGCGTGCGGGTGCTTCGACGCGTCCGCGAACGTGTTCATCCAGGCCGCACTGCACGTGTCCGACGATCCGGCGGCGCTGCCCGTGGTCAGCGTGCTGGACGCGCTCTACCCGATCGGGACGATCCTCCTGGCCGCGATCGTGCTGCGGGAGCGGCTGTCGCGCGTGCAGGTCGCGGGCTTGGTGCTCGGGTTCGCGGCGAGTGCGACGCTGGCGCTCGCCTGA
- a CDS encoding dienelactone hydrolase family protein codes for MPASTAPRSDLTGWTRSPFTGGGLTYDCFEKGTGPGVVLIPEIPGITPEVLGLAEHLVDSGFTVVVPSPFGEPDRSATPASTLGVVARLCVSAEFRAFAVNAHRPVTDFLRAVAADLAARTLGKGVGVIGMCFTGGFALAAAIDDTVRASVLSQPAVPFPLGRARKLAPGPVSTAEFDRIAARAAAGEVCALGLRFSEDGSVPRARFETLKRRLGDAFEVIELDSSPGNSGGFGPHAHSVLTNEVREVPGHPALAARDRTVQFLRDRLTPAGTGEQTQPA; via the coding sequence ATGCCCGCCAGCACCGCCCCTCGATCCGACCTCACCGGATGGACGCGCTCACCGTTCACGGGCGGTGGTCTGACGTACGACTGCTTCGAGAAGGGCACCGGCCCCGGCGTCGTCCTCATCCCGGAGATCCCGGGGATCACGCCCGAGGTCCTCGGGCTCGCGGAGCACCTGGTCGACAGCGGCTTCACCGTCGTCGTCCCATCGCCCTTCGGTGAGCCGGATCGGTCGGCGACGCCCGCCTCCACCCTCGGCGTGGTCGCCAGACTGTGCGTCTCGGCGGAGTTCCGCGCCTTCGCGGTGAACGCGCATCGACCGGTGACCGACTTCCTGCGCGCCGTCGCCGCGGACCTCGCGGCTCGGACACTGGGAAAGGGTGTCGGCGTGATCGGCATGTGCTTCACCGGAGGCTTCGCGCTGGCGGCGGCGATCGACGACACGGTCAGGGCATCGGTCCTCAGTCAGCCCGCGGTCCCGTTCCCCCTCGGCCGCGCGCGCAAGCTCGCGCCGGGGCCCGTCTCGACGGCCGAGTTCGACCGCATCGCCGCGCGTGCCGCCGCGGGCGAGGTGTGTGCACTCGGCCTGCGGTTCAGCGAGGACGGCAGCGTGCCCCGCGCCCGGTTCGAGACACTCAAGCGTCGGCTCGGGGACGCCTTCGAGGTCATCGAGCTCGACTCGTCCCCCGGCAACAGCGGCGGTTTCGGCCCGCACGCCCACTCCGTGCTCACCAACGAGGTCCGGGAGGTCCCCGGGCATCCCGCACTCGCGGCCCGCGACCGTACGGTTCAGTTCCTGCGCGACCGGCTCACGCCCGCAGGCACTGGCGAGCAGACGCAGCCTGCCTGA
- a CDS encoding PHB depolymerase family esterase gives MRSTIDVDGRQRTMTIVGDLEAQQARDLVLVLHGSKQTGAKHRAFTGGMYDAFAASGTAVVVYLDGYRGNWNDARRQSGFPARLEGIDDVGFVRAVIRDLGATHGIDPDRVFVIGYSNGGQMAMRLVHEVPELLAGVTVVAATMPTRDDFLLPTETPATTPLPILLVHGTADPIAPYAGGAMKPWAQRFFKVGGSALSARDTAAYFARRNGISTPGVVDRIPSDGHGSTWMEQVDHREDGRMPVRLVTVHRGGHTVPGPKRAPFVLGRTGHDLSVAAAAAAFFGIGGRRAEDGSRASRHAG, from the coding sequence ATGCGCAGCACCATCGACGTGGACGGCAGGCAGCGGACGATGACGATCGTGGGCGATCTGGAGGCCCAGCAGGCCCGAGACCTCGTCCTCGTCCTGCACGGGTCGAAGCAGACCGGCGCGAAGCACCGCGCCTTCACGGGCGGCATGTACGACGCGTTCGCGGCGAGCGGCACGGCCGTGGTCGTGTACCTCGACGGGTACCGCGGGAACTGGAACGACGCCCGACGGCAGAGCGGGTTCCCGGCGCGACTCGAGGGGATCGACGACGTCGGGTTCGTCCGCGCCGTGATCCGGGACCTCGGGGCGACCCACGGCATCGACCCGGACCGGGTGTTCGTCATCGGCTACTCGAACGGCGGCCAAATGGCCATGCGCCTGGTGCACGAGGTACCGGAACTGCTGGCCGGCGTCACGGTCGTCGCCGCGACGATGCCCACGCGCGACGATTTCCTGCTCCCCACCGAGACACCTGCCACGACGCCGCTCCCGATCCTGCTCGTGCACGGCACGGCCGACCCGATCGCGCCCTACGCCGGTGGCGCGATGAAGCCGTGGGCACAGCGCTTCTTCAAGGTCGGCGGCAGCGCCCTATCGGCACGCGACACGGCCGCGTACTTCGCCCGGCGCAACGGCATCAGCACGCCGGGGGTCGTGGACCGGATCCCCTCCGACGGGCACGGATCGACATGGATGGAGCAGGTCGACCACCGGGAGGACGGGCGCATGCCCGTCCGCCTGGTCACGGTCCACCGGGGTGGGCACACGGTCCCCGGGCCGAAGCGGGCGCCCTTCGTCCTCGGGCGCACCGGTCACGACCTGTCCGTGGCGGCCGCGGCCGCGGCGTTCTTCGGCATCGGCGGACGCCGCGCGGAGGACGGGAGTCGGGCCTCCCGGCACGCCGGGTGA
- a CDS encoding MerR family transcriptional regulator yields the protein MNIGELSARSGVSARSLRYYEQQGLLSARRSPNGYRTYTDDAVEKARVIRTMFEIGFSREDVRAVIPCATGRHDTVDRRAVRGTVERMRDDMSERIDELVRTRAALTEFLERGV from the coding sequence ATGAACATCGGTGAGCTGAGTGCACGGTCCGGCGTCAGCGCCCGCTCGTTGCGGTACTACGAGCAGCAGGGACTCCTCAGCGCTCGCCGCAGCCCGAACGGCTACCGGACGTACACCGACGACGCCGTCGAGAAGGCGCGGGTCATCCGGACGATGTTCGAGATCGGGTTCTCGCGCGAGGACGTCCGGGCGGTCATCCCCTGCGCGACCGGGCGGCACGACACGGTCGACCGCCGCGCCGTCCGGGGCACGGTCGAGCGGATGCGCGACGACATGTCCGAGCGGATCGACGAGCTCGTCCGGACGCGTGCGGCGTTGACGGAGTTCCTCGAGCGCGGGGTGTGA